The following are encoded together in the Pectobacterium punjabense genome:
- the kefG gene encoding glutathione-regulated potassium-efflux system ancillary protein KefG yields the protein MSQPPKILLLYAHPEPQDSVANRVLLQPAQQLANVTVHDLYAHYPDFFIDIHHEQQLLREHQIIVFQHPFYTYSCPALLKEWLDRVLSRGFANGIGGNALAGKYWRSVITTGEPEDAYHADGNNRYSMDDLLRPFELTAGMCRMHWMRPMIVYWARRLQPDVLSSHARAYGEWLSSPLSEEER from the coding sequence ATGTCGCAGCCACCGAAGATTTTGCTGCTGTATGCCCATCCGGAACCACAGGACTCGGTCGCGAACCGGGTCTTATTGCAACCGGCGCAGCAGTTGGCGAATGTAACCGTGCACGATCTTTACGCACACTATCCTGATTTTTTTATCGATATCCATCACGAACAACAGTTGCTGCGTGAGCATCAGATCATTGTTTTCCAACATCCGTTTTATACCTATAGCTGCCCGGCGTTGCTGAAAGAGTGGCTCGATAGGGTGTTATCCCGTGGTTTTGCCAATGGGATTGGCGGCAATGCGCTGGCGGGGAAATACTGGCGTTCAGTGATTACGACCGGTGAACCGGAAGATGCTTACCATGCTGATGGCAACAACCGTTACTCCATGGATGATTTGTTACGTCCGTTTGAGCTGACAGCCGGCATGTGTCGTATGCATTGGATGCGCCCGATGATTGTTTACTGGGCGCGTCGTTTACAGCCCGACGTGTTATCGAGCCACGCCAGAGCCTACGGCGAATGGCTATCCTCCCCTTTATCTGAAGAGGAACGCTAG
- a CDS encoding ABC transporter ATP-binding protein, whose amino-acid sequence MIVFSSLQIRRGVRVLIDNATATVNPGQKVGLVGKNGCGKSTLLSLLKGEISADGGSATFPQNWSLAWVNQETPALDKPALDYVIDGDREYRQLEAALQTANEENDGNAIATLHGKLDAIQAWTIQARASSLLSGLGFSQPQLQQPVSAFSGGWRMRLNLAQALICRSDLLLLDEPTNHLDLDAVIWLEKWLKNYAGTLVLISHDRDFLDPVVTKILHIEQQSLNEYTGNYSSFERQRATRLAQQQSLYEHQQERVAHLQHYIDRFRAQATKAKQAQSRIKMLERMEMIAPAHVDNPFRFSFRAPESLPNPLMKMEKISAGYNDKLILESIKLNLVPGSRIGLLGHNGAGKSTLIKLLAGTLAPLKGEIGLAKGVKLGYFAQHQLEFLRADESPLQHLVRLAERETEQQLRDYLGGFGFQGDKVTEITERFSGGEKARLVLALIVWQRPNLLLLDEPTNHLDLDMRQALTEALIDFEGALVVVSHDRHLIRSTTDDLYLVHDQKVEPFDGDLEDYQQWLVGLQRQENTADETPKENAANSAQGRKDQKRREAELRTQTQPLRKQITKLEQQMEKLGEALAALEARLADSAIYDISRKAELTDCLQQQTKVKIELEETELSWLDAQEQLEQMMQSE is encoded by the coding sequence ATGATTGTTTTCTCTTCGCTGCAAATTCGACGTGGTGTACGCGTTCTAATCGACAACGCGACAGCAACGGTTAATCCTGGCCAGAAAGTTGGTCTGGTTGGCAAGAACGGCTGTGGTAAATCTACGCTGCTGTCATTACTGAAAGGTGAAATCAGCGCCGACGGCGGTAGCGCGACATTTCCGCAAAACTGGTCACTGGCCTGGGTCAATCAGGAAACACCGGCATTGGACAAGCCCGCGCTGGACTACGTGATTGACGGTGACCGTGAATATCGCCAGTTGGAAGCCGCGTTGCAGACCGCCAACGAAGAGAACGACGGCAACGCGATTGCCACGCTGCACGGCAAGCTGGATGCGATTCAGGCCTGGACGATCCAGGCCAGAGCGTCAAGCCTGCTCAGTGGATTAGGGTTTTCTCAGCCACAGTTGCAACAGCCTGTCAGCGCCTTTTCCGGTGGCTGGCGGATGCGCTTGAATCTGGCGCAGGCGCTGATTTGCCGTTCAGACCTGTTACTGCTAGATGAACCAACCAACCACCTCGATCTGGATGCCGTCATCTGGCTGGAAAAGTGGTTAAAAAATTATGCTGGTACGCTGGTTCTGATCTCGCACGACCGCGATTTCCTCGATCCGGTGGTGACCAAGATTCTGCACATCGAACAGCAGTCGCTTAACGAGTACACCGGTAACTATTCCTCGTTTGAACGCCAACGCGCCACCCGCCTTGCACAGCAGCAATCGCTTTATGAGCACCAGCAGGAGCGCGTCGCGCATCTGCAACACTATATTGACCGATTCCGTGCGCAAGCGACCAAAGCCAAGCAGGCGCAAAGCCGGATAAAAATGCTGGAACGCATGGAGATGATTGCGCCAGCGCATGTCGATAACCCTTTCCGCTTTAGCTTTCGCGCCCCGGAATCGCTGCCTAATCCACTCATGAAGATGGAAAAGATCAGCGCAGGCTACAACGACAAGCTGATTCTCGAATCCATCAAACTCAATTTAGTGCCGGGTTCGCGCATCGGGCTGCTCGGCCATAACGGCGCAGGTAAATCTACGCTGATCAAGCTGCTTGCTGGCACGCTTGCCCCATTGAAAGGAGAAATCGGGCTGGCAAAAGGCGTTAAGCTCGGTTATTTCGCCCAGCATCAGTTGGAGTTCCTACGTGCAGACGAGTCACCATTGCAACATTTGGTGCGCCTGGCTGAGCGGGAAACGGAACAGCAGCTACGCGACTACCTCGGTGGCTTCGGTTTTCAGGGCGACAAAGTCACCGAGATCACCGAGCGCTTCTCCGGCGGTGAAAAAGCGCGTCTGGTGCTGGCACTGATCGTCTGGCAGCGTCCAAATCTCCTGTTGCTCGACGAACCGACCAACCACCTCGATCTGGACATGCGTCAGGCGCTAACCGAAGCGTTAATCGATTTTGAAGGCGCGCTGGTTGTCGTCTCGCACGATCGACACCTGATCCGTTCTACCACCGACGATCTCTATCTGGTACACGACCAGAAAGTAGAGCCATTCGACGGCGATTTGGAAGATTACCAACAGTGGCTGGTTGGCCTGCAACGTCAGGAAAATACGGCCGATGAAACGCCAAAAGAAAATGCTGCCAACAGCGCACAGGGCAGAAAAGATCAGAAACGCCGTGAAGCCGAGTTGAGAACACAAACTCAGCCACTGCGTAAGCAGATCACCAAGCTTGAACAGCAGATGGAGAAGCTGGGGGAAGCGCTCGCAGCACTGGAAGCTCGGCTGGCGGACAGTGCAATCTACGACATCAGCCGCAAGGCCGAGCTCACCGATTGCTTGCAACAACAAACCAAAGTCAAAATCGAGCTAGAAGAAACGGAGCTGTCCTGGCTGGACGCACAGGAACAGTTAGAACAGATGATGCAGAGCGAATAA
- a CDS encoding LysE family translocator has translation MELSLFLSMLGFLWVAAITPGPNNMLLTTSGANFGFMRSLWLMVGIMLGMQSILLLVAFGVGGLILIYPSLHFILKVLGSAYLLWLAWKIATAAYERLETSVAPPQPIRLYQGWLLQFLNPKAWLMALGAVASFSLAGEGYNHSVIAISIGIVLVNLVSGVIWLGFGTVIGRLLRSKKAWIIFNVSMGLLTAACVLLIWH, from the coding sequence ATGGAACTGAGTTTATTTCTTTCGATGTTAGGTTTTTTGTGGGTAGCGGCTATCACACCGGGGCCGAATAATATGTTGTTGACCACTTCGGGCGCGAATTTTGGCTTTATGCGCTCACTGTGGCTGATGGTTGGCATCATGTTGGGGATGCAGAGCATTTTGCTGCTGGTCGCATTCGGCGTCGGCGGTTTGATTCTGATTTATCCTTCGTTGCACTTTATTCTGAAAGTCCTCGGTAGCGCCTATCTGCTTTGGCTGGCGTGGAAAATCGCCACGGCGGCTTACGAACGGTTGGAGACATCCGTTGCGCCGCCTCAGCCGATCCGGCTTTATCAAGGGTGGTTGTTGCAATTCTTAAACCCGAAAGCGTGGCTCATGGCGTTGGGCGCGGTGGCCAGCTTTAGTCTGGCGGGTGAAGGCTATAACCATTCGGTGATCGCGATAAGCATCGGCATTGTGCTGGTGAATCTGGTTTCCGGTGTCATCTGGCTGGGTTTTGGTACGGTGATTGGGCGACTGCTACGCAGTAAGAAAGCGTGGATCATCTTCAACGTATCAATGGGGCTGCTAACCGCTGCCTGCGTGTTGTTGATTTGGCATTAA
- a CDS encoding hydrolase, translating into MHDHFHPLSGAHNPHLQTLLPRLIRRHAQFSPVWQALELPDGDFVDLAWSEAPAQARHKPRVVLFHGLEGSFHSPYAHGLLHACKQRGWLAVIMHFRGCSGKPNRMKRIYHSGETSDASYFLHWMQETLGAAPTAAIGVSLGGNMLAYLLGQQGEGCSLSAAVIVSAPLMLEPCSRRMEQGFSRVYQHYLLRLLKQNASRKLAAYPDTLPIQLPQLKRIRQLREFDDVITSRIHGFHDATDYYRRCSALPLLPQIRKPLLIIHAKDDPFMTSEVIPDLSQLPSNIEYQLTEHGGHVGFVSGTLLKPEMWLEQRIPNWLSPFLDHAADPSSGTTFTQEP; encoded by the coding sequence ATGCATGACCATTTTCATCCGCTAAGCGGTGCGCATAATCCGCATCTGCAAACGCTATTACCGCGCCTGATTCGCCGTCACGCGCAGTTCTCACCAGTCTGGCAAGCGCTCGAATTACCCGACGGCGATTTCGTCGATCTGGCATGGAGCGAAGCGCCCGCGCAGGCACGGCACAAACCACGCGTGGTGCTGTTCCACGGGCTGGAAGGCAGCTTTCACAGCCCATACGCCCACGGCCTGCTACATGCTTGTAAACAGCGCGGCTGGCTGGCCGTCATCATGCATTTTCGCGGGTGCAGCGGTAAGCCCAACCGGATGAAACGCATTTATCATTCTGGCGAAACCAGCGATGCCAGCTATTTTTTGCACTGGATGCAAGAAACGCTGGGCGCGGCGCCTACCGCTGCCATCGGTGTTTCTCTCGGCGGAAACATGCTGGCCTACCTGCTCGGTCAGCAGGGTGAAGGCTGTTCCCTGTCCGCCGCCGTCATCGTTTCCGCGCCGTTGATGCTCGAACCTTGCAGCCGTCGGATGGAACAAGGATTCTCCCGCGTCTATCAGCACTACCTGCTGCGCCTGTTGAAACAAAACGCCAGCCGCAAGCTGGCAGCTTACCCGGACACGCTGCCGATCCAGTTGCCGCAGTTGAAGCGAATCCGCCAGTTGCGCGAGTTTGATGACGTCATTACCTCCCGTATCCACGGCTTTCACGATGCCACTGACTACTATCGACGCTGTAGCGCGCTGCCGCTGTTACCTCAAATACGCAAACCACTGCTGATCATCCACGCAAAAGACGATCCTTTTATGACGTCAGAGGTCATTCCCGATCTGTCGCAGTTACCGTCTAATATTGAGTATCAACTAACGGAACACGGCGGGCATGTTGGCTTCGTGAGTGGTACGTTATTGAAACCGGAAATGTGGCTGGAACAGCGCATTCCCAACTGGCTTAGCCCATTCTTGGACCACGCCGCCGATCCTTCTTCAGGAACCACTTTTACTCAGGAACCCTAG
- a CDS encoding YheU family protein: MIIPWQQLDPETLDNIIESFVLREGTDYGEQERSLAQKVEDIRSQLQSGEVVLVWSELHETLNIMPRGQLNAGGHAPY; this comes from the coding sequence GTGATTATTCCCTGGCAACAGCTCGATCCAGAAACGCTGGATAACATCATCGAATCTTTCGTGCTGCGTGAAGGCACCGATTATGGCGAGCAGGAACGTTCGCTGGCGCAGAAAGTAGAAGATATCCGTAGTCAGCTCCAATCTGGCGAGGTCGTTTTGGTGTGGTCTGAGTTGCATGAGACGCTAAATATTATGCCACGCGGGCAGCTCAATGCAGGTGGACATGCTCCTTATTGA
- a CDS encoding phosphoribulokinase — protein MSHQHPIIAVTGSSGAGTTTTSLAFRKIFQQFDLRAAQLEGDSFHRYTRPEMDMAIRKARDLGRHISYFGPEANDFSLLEQSFIEYGRHGRGQTRKYLHTYDEAIPYNQVPGTFTPWEPMPEPTDILFYEGLHGGVVTEQNDVAQHVDLLVGVVPIVNLEWIQKLIRDVNERGHSREAVMDSVVRSMEDYITYITPQFSRTHINFQRVPTVDTSNPFAAKSIPSLDESFVVIHFQGLDNIDYPYLLAMLQGSFISHINTLVVPGGKMGLAMELIMAPLVQRLIEGKTIE, from the coding sequence ATGTCACATCAGCATCCGATTATTGCGGTTACTGGTTCCAGCGGAGCGGGAACCACGACAACCAGCTTGGCCTTTCGTAAGATTTTCCAGCAGTTCGATCTACGTGCAGCCCAGTTAGAAGGCGATAGCTTTCACCGCTATACCCGCCCGGAAATGGACATGGCGATCCGCAAAGCGCGTGATTTAGGGCGCCACATCAGCTATTTCGGCCCAGAAGCGAATGATTTCAGCCTGCTAGAACAATCGTTTATCGAATATGGTCGACATGGTCGCGGCCAGACGCGTAAATACCTCCACACCTACGATGAAGCGATTCCCTATAATCAGGTTCCCGGGACATTCACACCGTGGGAACCCATGCCGGAACCTACCGATATCCTGTTCTACGAAGGGCTGCATGGTGGTGTGGTCACCGAACAAAATGATGTGGCACAGCATGTCGATTTGCTCGTCGGCGTAGTACCGATCGTCAACCTGGAGTGGATTCAAAAGCTGATTCGTGACGTCAATGAACGCGGTCATTCGCGTGAAGCGGTGATGGATTCTGTCGTCCGCTCCATGGAAGACTACATCACCTATATCACGCCGCAGTTTTCTCGTACGCACATCAACTTCCAGCGCGTACCCACCGTGGACACCTCTAACCCGTTTGCCGCCAAGTCAATTCCTTCACTGGACGAAAGCTTCGTCGTCATTCACTTTCAGGGGTTGGATAATATTGATTATCCCTATCTGCTCGCCATGTTGCAGGGGTCGTTTATCTCCCACATCAATACGTTAGTCGTTCCCGGCGGGAAAATGGGGCTAGCGATGGAGCTCATCATGGCACCGCTGGTACAGCGGTTAATCGAAGGGAAAACGATAGAATAA
- a CDS encoding OsmC family protein, whose amino-acid sequence MQARVKWVEGLTFLGESASGHQVLMDGNSGDKAPSPMEMVLMSVGGCSAIDVVSILQKGRNDVADCEVKLTSERRSEAPRLFTHINLHFTVTGKGLTDKAVERAVALSAEKYCSVALMLGKAVEVTHSHEIRVLE is encoded by the coding sequence ATGCAGGCTCGGGTAAAATGGGTTGAAGGCTTAACGTTTTTGGGCGAATCCGCATCAGGGCATCAGGTATTGATGGACGGTAATTCCGGCGATAAAGCGCCCAGTCCGATGGAAATGGTGTTGATGTCCGTAGGGGGATGCAGCGCGATTGATGTGGTGTCGATTCTGCAAAAAGGTCGCAATGACGTGGCGGATTGTGAGGTGAAATTAACCTCGGAGCGCCGCTCTGAAGCGCCGCGCTTATTTACCCATATCAATCTACATTTTACCGTGACGGGAAAAGGGCTGACCGATAAAGCCGTCGAGCGAGCTGTTGCCCTGTCAGCGGAAAAATACTGCTCTGTGGCATTGATGCTGGGCAAAGCCGTCGAGGTGACGCACAGTCACGAAATTAGAGTGCTGGAATAA
- the crp gene encoding cAMP-activated global transcriptional regulator CRP codes for MVLGKPQTDPTLEWFLSHCHIHKYPSKSTLIHQGEKAETLYYIVKGSVAVLIKDEEGKEMILSYLNQGDFIGELGLFEEGQERSAWVRAKTACEVAEISYKKFRQLIQVNPDILMRLSAQMASRLQVTSEKVGNLAFLDVTGRIAQTLLNLAKQPDAMTHPDGMQIKITRQEIGQIVGCSRETVGRILKMLEDQNLISAHGKTIVVYGTR; via the coding sequence ATGGTTCTCGGCAAACCGCAGACAGACCCAACTCTCGAATGGTTCCTTTCCCATTGTCATATCCACAAGTATCCATCGAAGAGCACGCTGATTCACCAAGGTGAAAAAGCAGAAACGCTTTACTACATCGTGAAAGGCTCTGTCGCAGTGCTAATCAAAGATGAAGAAGGCAAGGAAATGATTCTTTCCTACCTCAATCAGGGCGATTTTATTGGTGAGCTCGGCCTGTTTGAAGAAGGTCAGGAACGCAGCGCCTGGGTTCGGGCAAAAACCGCCTGTGAAGTGGCTGAAATTTCCTATAAAAAATTCCGCCAGCTCATCCAGGTTAACCCGGATATCCTCATGCGCTTGTCTGCGCAAATGGCAAGCAGACTTCAGGTTACCTCTGAGAAAGTCGGCAACCTCGCCTTCCTTGATGTGACCGGCCGTATCGCCCAAACATTACTCAACCTGGCCAAACAACCTGATGCCATGACGCATCCAGATGGCATGCAAATTAAAATTACCCGTCAGGAAATTGGGCAAATCGTTGGCTGCTCGCGTGAAACCGTGGGCCGCATTCTGAAAATGTTAGAAGACCAGAACCTGATCTCTGCGCACGGTAAAACGATTGTCGTTTACGGCACTCGCTAA
- the argD gene encoding bifunctional acetylornithine/succinyldiaminopimelate transaminase, with the protein MAAEQKAVTRDTHDKVILPVYAPAKFVPVKGKGSRVWDQDGREYIDFSGGIAVTALGHCHPALVNALQQQGEKLWHTSNIFTNEPALRLASKLIDATFADRVFFVNSGAEANEAAFKLARHYAVKRHSPYKTKIIAFYNAFHGRTLFTVSVGGQPKYADGFGPKPADIVHVPFNDLAAVKAVMDDHTCAVVLEPIQGEGGITPATPEFLQGVRDLCDQHKALLVFDEVQSGMGRTGKLFSYMHYGITPDILTTAKALGGGFPISAMLTTEEIASAMTVGVHGTTYGGNPLACAVAEAALDIINTPEVLSGVAARHERFVSELEKINQQYGVFEQIRGMGLLLGAELKPQWHGRAGEFLAAATAQGLMVLMAGPNVIRFVPSLIIDEDDIVQGMAKFAKAVAQVVNAAN; encoded by the coding sequence ATGGCAGCAGAGCAGAAAGCAGTGACACGGGATACCCACGATAAGGTTATTTTGCCGGTTTATGCACCCGCGAAGTTTGTACCAGTGAAAGGTAAGGGGAGCCGCGTCTGGGATCAGGATGGCCGAGAATATATCGATTTCTCCGGTGGTATCGCGGTCACGGCGCTCGGTCACTGCCATCCGGCGCTGGTTAACGCCTTACAGCAGCAGGGCGAAAAACTGTGGCATACCAGCAATATTTTCACGAATGAACCTGCGCTACGCCTTGCCAGCAAACTGATCGATGCCACTTTTGCCGATCGCGTGTTCTTTGTTAACTCTGGTGCAGAGGCTAACGAAGCCGCATTTAAGCTGGCGCGTCACTATGCGGTTAAACGCCATAGTCCGTATAAAACCAAGATCATCGCCTTCTACAATGCATTCCATGGTCGCACGCTGTTCACCGTTTCAGTTGGTGGACAACCTAAATATGCCGATGGTTTCGGGCCTAAGCCTGCCGATATTGTGCATGTTCCGTTCAACGATCTCGCTGCGGTTAAAGCGGTGATGGACGATCACACCTGTGCGGTCGTGCTGGAACCGATTCAGGGTGAAGGCGGAATTACCCCCGCTACGCCTGAATTTTTGCAGGGCGTTCGTGACTTGTGCGATCAACATAAAGCGTTGCTGGTGTTTGATGAAGTGCAGAGCGGGATGGGGCGTACTGGTAAATTATTCAGCTATATGCACTATGGTATTACGCCGGATATCCTGACAACGGCTAAAGCGTTGGGCGGTGGGTTCCCGATTAGCGCGATGTTGACGACAGAAGAGATCGCATCAGCCATGACGGTTGGGGTGCACGGTACCACTTATGGCGGTAACCCTCTGGCCTGTGCGGTGGCGGAAGCAGCGCTGGATATTATCAACACGCCGGAAGTACTGTCGGGCGTAGCGGCTCGTCACGAGCGCTTTGTCAGTGAACTGGAGAAAATTAACCAGCAGTACGGCGTATTCGAGCAAATCCGCGGGATGGGGCTGCTGTTGGGTGCCGAGTTGAAACCGCAGTGGCATGGCCGCGCGGGAGAGTTCCTGGCTGCTGCAACGGCGCAGGGACTGATGGTTTTGATGGCAGGGCCGAACGTGATCCGCTTTGTGCCATCGTTGATTATTGATGAAGACGATATTGTGCAGGGAATGGCGAAATTCGCTAAAGCCGTCGCGCAGGTCGTTAACGCAGCAAACTGA
- a CDS encoding aminodeoxychorismate synthase component II yields MLLIIDNYDSFTYNLYQYFCELGAQVVVKRNDELTLREIERLAPERLVISPGPCTPDEAGISLAAIRHFADKLPILGVCLGHQAMGQAFGARVVRARQVMHGKTSAIVHNNTGVFTGLAQPLTVTRYHSLIIDPASLPVCFEVTAWSEYEGKRDEIMGVRHRSLPLEGVQFHPESILSQQGHQLLDNFLKI; encoded by the coding sequence ATGCTGCTAATTATCGATAACTACGACTCCTTTACCTACAACCTTTATCAATACTTTTGTGAGCTTGGCGCACAAGTCGTGGTGAAGCGTAATGATGAACTGACGCTGCGCGAGATTGAACGGCTTGCGCCCGAGCGGTTGGTGATTTCTCCTGGCCCTTGTACGCCAGACGAGGCGGGCATTTCACTGGCGGCTATTCGTCACTTTGCTGATAAGTTGCCTATTTTGGGTGTGTGTCTTGGCCATCAGGCGATGGGGCAGGCGTTCGGCGCGCGGGTGGTGCGGGCGCGGCAAGTGATGCATGGCAAAACTTCAGCAATTGTGCACAACAATACGGGTGTTTTCACCGGGTTGGCCCAGCCTTTGACGGTTACCCGCTATCATTCGCTCATCATTGATCCCGCTTCGCTACCCGTTTGCTTTGAGGTTACCGCCTGGAGCGAATATGAAGGGAAGCGTGACGAGATTATGGGAGTCCGTCATCGCTCATTGCCGCTGGAAGGCGTGCAGTTTCATCCTGAGAGCATTCTCAGCCAGCAAGGGCATCAGCTTTTGGATAATTTCCTTAAAATTTAA
- a CDS encoding 2Fe-2S iron-sulfur cluster-binding protein: MASYKIRILSCSGGTQEIMCPDDKYILDAAEEAGIDLPYSCRAGACSTCACRVIFGSYDDSDQSFLDGTQRGTFILSCTTYPTSDMTIMSHAEADLVE; encoded by the coding sequence ATGGCTTCATACAAGATACGGATTTTGAGTTGCAGCGGCGGCACCCAAGAAATAATGTGTCCTGATGATAAATATATACTTGATGCTGCTGAAGAAGCTGGAATAGATCTTCCCTACAGTTGCCGGGCTGGAGCGTGTTCTACATGTGCATGTAGGGTGATCTTTGGAAGTTATGATGATAGCGATCAATCTTTCCTTGATGGAACTCAGAGAGGAACATTTATATTATCTTGTACAACATATCCTACATCAGATATGACAATAATGTCTCATGCTGAAGCTGACTTGGTTGAATAA
- the pelA gene encoding pectate lyase PelA, producing MKYLLPSAAAGLLLLAAQPTMAANTGGYATTDGGDVSGAVKKTARSLQEIVDIIEAAKKDSNGKAVKGGAYPLVITYNGNEDALIKAAEANICGQWSKDPRGVEIKEFTKGITILGTNGSSANFGIWVVNSSNVVVRNMRFGYMPGGAKDGDAIRIDNSPNVWIDHNEIFAKNFECAGTPDNDTTFESAVDIKKASTNVTVSYNYIHGVKKVGLSGSSNTDTGRNLTYHHNIYSDVNSRLPLQRGGQVHAYNNLYDGIKSSGFNVRQKGIALIESNWFENALNPVTARNDDSNFGTWELRNNNITSPSDFAKYKITWGKPSTPHINADDWKSTGKFPAVPYSYSPVSAQCVKDKLANYAGVGKNQAVLTAANCK from the coding sequence ATGAAATACCTACTGCCTTCTGCAGCCGCTGGGCTGTTACTGCTTGCAGCCCAACCAACAATGGCAGCAAATACGGGAGGTTATGCCACCACTGACGGCGGCGACGTTTCCGGTGCTGTGAAAAAAACCGCACGCTCTCTGCAAGAGATCGTCGATATCATTGAGGCAGCGAAAAAAGACTCAAACGGTAAAGCAGTCAAGGGGGGAGCCTATCCGCTCGTGATTACCTATAACGGTAATGAAGATGCACTGATCAAAGCCGCTGAAGCCAATATCTGTGGCCAATGGAGCAAAGATCCGCGCGGTGTAGAAATCAAAGAGTTCACCAAAGGGATCACCATCCTCGGTACCAATGGGTCTTCTGCCAACTTCGGCATCTGGGTGGTTAACTCTTCCAATGTTGTCGTACGTAATATGCGCTTCGGTTATATGCCTGGTGGCGCAAAAGATGGCGACGCTATCCGTATTGATAACTCACCGAACGTTTGGATCGATCACAACGAGATCTTTGCGAAGAACTTTGAATGTGCCGGTACACCAGATAACGACACCACTTTTGAATCGGCTGTCGATATCAAGAAAGCATCAACCAACGTCACGGTGTCGTACAACTATATCCATGGCGTGAAAAAGGTGGGTTTGAGCGGTTCAAGCAACACGGATACAGGTCGTAATCTGACTTACCATCACAATATTTACAGCGATGTTAACTCACGTCTGCCGCTGCAACGTGGTGGTCAGGTACATGCTTATAATAACCTGTATGACGGTATCAAAAGTTCAGGCTTTAACGTCCGTCAGAAAGGGATTGCACTGATCGAAAGCAACTGGTTCGAAAATGCACTCAACCCAGTAACTGCACGTAATGACGATTCCAACTTCGGTACTTGGGAGTTGCGTAACAACAACATTACCAGCCCGTCTGATTTTGCTAAATACAAAATTACCTGGGGCAAACCATCCACACCGCACATCAATGCGGATGACTGGAAAAGCACTGGCAAATTCCCTGCCGTCCCGTATAGCTATTCCCCTGTTTCCGCACAGTGCGTGAAGGATAAACTGGCGAACTATGCTGGCGTAGGTAAAAACCAGGCCGTACTGACAGCAGCCAACTGTAAATAA